Part of the Betta splendens chromosome 17, fBetSpl5.4, whole genome shotgun sequence genome, cggtaacgaGACAATACAGGAAtgaatgctggactgctggctataacacaacgagacaatctggcaaggtgctgggcttagaggtggtgcttaaatactaaatggtgacgactaaatgacagacaggtgagtagattagaaccgggagcaaggctgactgaaactaacaatgactgcgacaggaagtggtgacaaaataaaaccggaaatgagtaattacagtgactaaatgatctagactgtgacacAACCCACTGGTCACTTACTGCAGGTTGGACCTTCAGTCCAGTTTCCAGATATGCAAGTGACAGACTTCATGGATTCTCCCTGCTCTGTGGTGTAGCCATCCTCACACTGATACATCACTTCTGAATCTACAGCAAACACCTCCTGATGTGTCTGGTTGATTATTACAGCGTGAGGGAGTTGAGGAGGTTCACTGCATGAGTCTGCACTTTCTGGAAAAGGCACATTAACACACAATCAGACAGTTAGTTAGTTGGTTGTTGTTCATTGTCACAGCTCAAACCACTGACAGACTCACTCTCACAGACAGGCATTGATCTCCAGGCTCCATCTTTACAAGTGCCTGTTAATAGATTGTTTTTGGTTTCATAGCCTTTGTTACATTTTACTCGTATCTTCGTTCCATTCTCGTACCATCCAGTTGGGCTTGGACTGTATATTGTATTGGGGACGTCGTCTGGTTGAACACAACTACTTTCATCTGACGCaagaagaacaaaaccacagtcaACAGGACAAAGGGTAAAAACACAGTTTGATGCATTTCAGTAATTTAACATTGTATGTATTTAGGAACCACTTACCGATACACTGTGGTGGAGGAGACCACAGCCCATTGTTACACGTGCTCATAACCCACCAGCCCTGATCTGCTGGTTTATGTCCATTGTTACAGGTGTAGGTCAGCTTTGCTCCATGAGGATAAATGTCCTGCTTTGGTGTAAACAGACCGTGGACCAGTACAGGAGCAGCGCAGGACCGAGTCTCACTCTGTCCTAATCAGAACAAATAGGAAGACTACAGTAAGTTTAACTTTAACAAATGTGAAATGCTGAAAAATGTTCTCACCGTgaagttctgcaggaaaccaaaacagaaga contains:
- the LOC114845201 gene encoding complement factor H-like isoform X1, whose product is MCIRHLGFVLLFWFPAELHGQSETRSCAAPVLVHGLFTPKQDIYPHGAKLTYTCNNGHKPADQGWWVMSTCNNGLWSPPPQCIDESSCVQPDDVPNTIYSPSPTGWYENGTKIRVKCNKGYETKNNLLTGTCKDGAWRSMPVCEKSADSCSEPPQLPHAVIINQTHQEVFAVDSEVMYQCEDGYTTEQGESMKSVTCISGNWTEGPTCRSSSSSGSSVSTVPTVPISNCGRHPIVQNAVVVQSDLMSLKYRCYTFYSLEGPEIVKCYSNGMWSDKPTCKVAYCVLNTKGHDVLKDVGRKYIKNGETVEMECQKLKFYWVTTHKAEVQCNDGEIQLGSCCSSTDAVFTNCE